The Corynebacterium renale genome includes a region encoding these proteins:
- a CDS encoding ATP-binding protein, producing MQRSPFTPGDVARRVFGRTRLLREVRVDLMTAAMDEQLIGRLSVFVGPRGVGKTSLLRTIQTEATEKYGFATAWVTSGDAPLSDSIAEALHATSASWASDVVGRVRSSLERITIQAPGVSAEFNTRSEPIQSPGRLVQNALTTACTGALESGHAGLVLLIDEIQEADSDGLRALAYAWQHMQNENADLPLVCLTAGLSNSQDVITEAVSFAERFKYTYLGNLDQNASQEVLAKSTKSREVGWYADALDAALEESKGYPYFLQLVGDCIWKAAGYPDPEHFITLREASEGLADFQEESRNFHRARWMKATPAEEEFLIAMAKLGGDMVPRAEIARAMGKESSAISMPRQSLIDKGIIDSPSHGYLSFSAPSFAEYIVRDVLGEA from the coding sequence ATGCAACGTAGCCCGTTTACACCAGGAGATGTCGCCCGTCGCGTTTTTGGTCGCACACGCTTGCTCCGCGAGGTACGTGTTGACCTCATGACCGCTGCTATGGATGAGCAGCTGATAGGTCGTCTTTCTGTATTCGTTGGCCCGCGGGGCGTCGGTAAGACCAGCTTGTTACGCACAATCCAGACGGAAGCTACGGAGAAATATGGGTTCGCCACCGCGTGGGTGACTTCCGGAGACGCACCGCTCAGTGACAGCATTGCCGAAGCATTGCACGCTACTTCCGCTTCTTGGGCGTCGGACGTGGTGGGGCGCGTGCGTTCGTCGTTGGAGCGCATCACCATCCAAGCGCCGGGCGTGTCTGCGGAGTTCAATACCCGGTCGGAGCCTATTCAATCGCCTGGTCGCCTCGTTCAAAATGCACTGACTACGGCTTGCACAGGCGCTTTAGAGTCGGGGCATGCAGGTCTAGTTCTGCTTATCGACGAAATCCAGGAGGCCGATTCCGACGGTCTACGCGCACTCGCTTATGCCTGGCAACATATGCAAAACGAGAACGCTGATCTACCGTTAGTGTGTCTGACCGCGGGTTTGAGCAATTCGCAGGACGTCATAACTGAAGCGGTTAGCTTTGCGGAACGTTTTAAATACACATACCTGGGGAACCTGGACCAGAACGCTAGTCAAGAGGTGTTGGCCAAAAGCACTAAGTCGCGTGAAGTCGGCTGGTACGCGGATGCGCTTGACGCTGCGCTAGAGGAAAGCAAGGGGTATCCGTACTTTCTGCAGTTGGTGGGGGATTGCATTTGGAAAGCAGCTGGTTACCCAGATCCGGAGCACTTCATTACGCTGCGGGAAGCTTCGGAAGGCTTGGCCGATTTTCAAGAGGAAAGCCGAAACTTTCACCGTGCCCGTTGGATGAAGGCAACGCCAGCCGAAGAAGAGTTCCTCATCGCTATGGCGAAACTAGGCGGCGACATGGTCCCACGAGCGGAGATTGCTCGCGCTATGGGTAAGGAATCATCAGCGATCAGCATGCCACGTCAGTCGTTGATAGATAAAGGAATCATAGACAGCCCTTCGCACGGATACTTGAGCTTCTCCGCACCAAGCTTCGCCGAATATATCGTCCGAGACGTGCTGGGAGAAGCGTAG
- the leuS gene encoding leucine--tRNA ligase, whose product MTDAQDKSQAGTPATPSQRYSAALANEIEGKWQQYWLDNGTFHAPNPVGDLAADNKERLDGEKLFVQDMFPYPSGAGLHVGHPLGYIATDVYARFNRTLGKNVLHTLGYDAFGLPAEQYAIQTGTHPRTTTMANIENMKRQLGALGLGHDERRAVATTDPEFYKWTQWIFLQIYNAWFDKDQQKARPIAELEELFATGKKQLDDGRSWDSLTSLEKQQVLDEFRLVYRANSMVNWCPGLGTVLANEEVTADGRSERGNFPVFRKRLSQWMMRITAYSDRLLDDLDLLDWPEKVKSMQRNWIGRSRGAEVNFDASGHTITVFTTRPDTLFGATYMVLAPEHELVDVLVSDEQRGAVDKYRAEIASKSDLERQENKEKTGVFIGAYATNPVNGAQLPIYIADYVLTGYGTGAIMAVPAHDTRDYEFAQKFDLPIVEVVTGGDISEEAYTGDGVLANSANDRGLDLNGLGKDAAIDAAISWLANEGVGHEKVQYKLRDWLFARQRYWGEPFPIVYDADGEAHALPESMLPVELPDVEDYTPPSFDPEDADSEPQPPLAKERGWVEVELDLGDGTKTYYRDTNVMPQWAGSSWYQLRYIDPTNSDAFVDLENERYWTGPQPDKHGENDPGGVDLYVGGVEHAVLHLLYSRFWHKVLFDLGHVTSREPYRRLFNQGYIQAYAYTDSRGVYVPAAEVEEKDGKFYYNGEAVNQEYGKMGKSLKNSVTPDAIVAEYGADTLRVYEMSMGPLDTSRPWATKDVVGAYRFLQRTWRLVVDEESGEVTVSDSALNDDDLKALHRTIAGVREDYVNLHINTVVAKLIEYVNYLTKAHTGSVPRAAVEPLVVMLSPVAPHIAEELWARLGHEGGVTYVDYPDYDEKWLVDDEIELPVQVNGKVRGRVMVATDADKDTVVAAARDAVASHLEGKNVVKEIVVPGRMVNLVVK is encoded by the coding sequence ATGACTGATGCGCAGGACAAATCCCAGGCAGGAACGCCCGCTACCCCATCGCAGCGTTATTCGGCGGCGCTAGCGAACGAGATCGAGGGGAAGTGGCAGCAGTATTGGCTGGATAATGGTACTTTCCATGCTCCGAACCCGGTGGGTGATCTCGCCGCGGATAATAAGGAGCGCCTCGATGGCGAGAAGCTTTTTGTGCAGGATATGTTCCCGTATCCGTCGGGGGCGGGTCTGCATGTGGGGCATCCGTTGGGGTATATCGCTACGGATGTGTATGCGCGTTTTAATCGGACTTTGGGTAAGAATGTCCTGCATACGCTGGGTTATGACGCCTTCGGTCTGCCCGCTGAGCAGTATGCGATTCAGACGGGTACGCATCCGCGGACCACGACGATGGCGAACATTGAGAATATGAAGCGTCAGCTGGGTGCGTTGGGTTTGGGTCACGATGAGCGTCGCGCGGTGGCTACCACGGATCCTGAGTTTTATAAGTGGACGCAGTGGATTTTCCTGCAGATTTATAATGCGTGGTTCGATAAGGATCAGCAGAAGGCCCGCCCGATCGCCGAGTTGGAGGAGCTCTTCGCCACTGGTAAAAAGCAGCTTGACGACGGCCGCTCCTGGGATTCGCTCACTTCCCTAGAAAAGCAGCAGGTCTTGGACGAGTTCCGTCTGGTGTACCGCGCGAATTCGATGGTGAACTGGTGCCCGGGCTTGGGCACGGTTTTGGCGAACGAGGAAGTCACCGCCGACGGCCGTTCCGAGCGCGGCAATTTCCCGGTGTTCCGGAAGCGTTTGTCGCAGTGGATGATGCGTATTACGGCGTATTCGGATCGCCTGCTCGATGATCTTGACCTGCTGGATTGGCCGGAGAAGGTCAAGTCGATGCAGCGTAACTGGATCGGCCGCTCCCGTGGTGCGGAGGTTAATTTCGACGCCTCCGGCCACACCATCACCGTCTTCACTACCCGCCCGGATACTCTCTTCGGCGCGACCTACATGGTTCTGGCGCCTGAGCATGAGCTTGTCGACGTCCTCGTCTCCGATGAGCAGCGTGGGGCCGTCGATAAGTACCGTGCTGAGATTGCGTCCAAGTCTGACCTGGAGCGCCAAGAGAATAAGGAAAAGACGGGTGTGTTCATTGGCGCGTACGCCACGAACCCCGTCAACGGCGCGCAGCTGCCGATTTACATCGCCGACTACGTGCTGACCGGCTACGGCACGGGTGCGATCATGGCGGTGCCGGCGCACGATACTCGCGACTACGAGTTCGCCCAGAAGTTTGACCTGCCGATCGTGGAGGTCGTCACGGGTGGCGACATCTCCGAGGAGGCCTACACCGGCGACGGCGTCCTAGCGAACTCCGCGAATGATCGCGGCCTGGACCTCAACGGCCTGGGCAAGGACGCGGCCATCGACGCTGCCATCTCCTGGCTGGCTAACGAGGGCGTGGGCCACGAGAAGGTGCAGTACAAGCTGCGCGACTGGCTCTTTGCCCGCCAGCGCTACTGGGGCGAGCCCTTCCCCATCGTCTACGATGCAGACGGCGAAGCCCACGCCCTGCCGGAGTCGATGCTGCCGGTCGAACTGCCCGACGTGGAGGACTACACCCCGCCGAGCTTCGACCCCGAGGACGCTGACTCCGAGCCGCAGCCCCCGCTGGCGAAGGAACGCGGCTGGGTCGAGGTAGAACTGGACCTCGGTGACGGCACAAAGACCTACTACCGCGACACGAACGTCATGCCACAGTGGGCGGGTTCCTCCTGGTACCAGCTGCGTTACATTGATCCGACGAACTCGGACGCGTTCGTAGACCTGGAGAACGAGCGCTACTGGACCGGCCCGCAGCCCGATAAGCACGGCGAGAACGACCCGGGCGGCGTGGACCTGTACGTCGGCGGCGTGGAGCACGCGGTGCTGCACCTGCTGTACTCGCGCTTCTGGCACAAGGTGCTCTTCGACTTGGGCCACGTGACGTCGCGTGAGCCGTACCGTCGACTGTTCAACCAGGGTTACATCCAGGCGTACGCGTACACGGATTCCCGCGGCGTGTACGTCCCGGCCGCCGAGGTTGAGGAGAAGGACGGCAAGTTCTACTACAACGGCGAAGCCGTAAATCAGGAGTACGGGAAGATGGGCAAGTCCCTGAAAAATTCCGTTACCCCGGATGCGATCGTCGCCGAGTATGGTGCGGATACGCTGCGCGTCTACGAAATGTCGATGGGCCCGCTGGATACGTCCCGCCCGTGGGCGACGAAGGACGTCGTCGGCGCCTACCGCTTCCTGCAGCGCACGTGGCGCCTGGTGGTGGATGAGGAAAGCGGCGAGGTCACCGTCTCCGATTCTGCGCTTAACGACGACGACCTGAAAGCCCTTCACCGCACCATCGCAGGTGTGCGCGAAGACTATGTCAACCTGCACATCAACACGGTGGTCGCGAAGCTCATCGAGTACGTCAACTACCTGACTAAGGCGCACACCGGATCCGTGCCGCGTGCCGCCGTCGAGCCGCTGGTTGTCATGCTCTCCCCCGTCGCGCCGCACATCGCGGAAGAATTGTGGGCGCGCCTGGGCCACGAGGGCGGTGTCACTTACGTGGATTACCCAGACTACGACGAAAAGTGGCTCGTCGACGACGAAATCGAGCTGCCCGTCCAGGTCAACGGCAAGGTCCGCGGCCGCGTCATGGTTGCCACCGACGCCGACAAGGACACCGTGGTTGCTGCTGCCCGCGACGCCGTCGCCTCCCACCTCGAGGGCAAGAACGTGGTCAAGGAGATCGTCGTCCCCGGTCGCATGGTGAACCTGGTGGTGAAGTAG
- a CDS encoding Abi family protein, with amino-acid sequence MRGRAKVHFSKPAISLDQQVQKIRGRGLRAQKDELTAAIKRIGYYRLSGYMWWFYEDSDSHLILPGTTLDQVISLYEFDSTLRTLIMRLSEPIEVWLRSALANALAHHYGPMGYQDKTKFHNQEAHLRDLGELDKRLRDRHQEFFIKAFYKKYADTRPPIWMVTELMSIGLLSKFYNNIKQEKIRKDIAKRLDIHQSVLASFLQVFTVFRNAAAHHSRVWNRQTSLTMSAIRNPPHLLSEAIEDADRSSLYYLLAVAAFIVHHIDPHNNVVSDLRDHFLSAEDDWLDDMDVPIDFQSSKLWNP; translated from the coding sequence ATGCGCGGAAGAGCAAAGGTCCACTTTTCTAAACCTGCAATCTCGCTCGATCAACAGGTCCAAAAAATACGGGGTCGAGGCCTGCGAGCCCAAAAGGACGAGCTGACAGCAGCTATCAAACGCATCGGGTACTACCGACTTTCCGGATACATGTGGTGGTTTTATGAAGACTCCGATAGCCACCTTATTCTCCCAGGAACAACGTTAGACCAGGTAATTAGCCTTTACGAATTCGATTCAACCCTACGCACCTTAATCATGCGCCTCTCCGAACCCATCGAAGTATGGCTACGATCGGCATTAGCCAACGCCCTTGCCCACCACTACGGCCCGATGGGCTACCAAGATAAGACTAAATTTCATAACCAAGAGGCACACCTACGAGATCTGGGTGAACTTGATAAGCGACTTCGAGACCGGCATCAAGAATTTTTCATTAAAGCCTTCTACAAGAAATACGCTGACACACGGCCTCCCATATGGATGGTCACGGAGCTCATGTCAATCGGGCTCCTCTCAAAGTTCTACAACAACATTAAACAGGAGAAGATTAGGAAAGACATCGCCAAACGGCTAGACATTCACCAGTCTGTTTTAGCAAGCTTCCTGCAGGTATTTACCGTCTTTCGAAATGCGGCGGCACATCATTCGCGTGTTTGGAATCGTCAGACGTCATTGACGATGTCAGCTATCAGAAATCCCCCGCACCTACTGAGCGAAGCAATTGAAGATGCCGATCGCTCTTCACTCTATTACTTGCTTGCCGTAGCAGCATTCATCGTGCATCATATCGATCCACACAATAATGTCGTATCAGATTTACGCGATCACTTTCTCAGCGCCGAAGATGATTGGCTCGATGACATGGACGTTCCTATCGATTTCCAATCATCTAAGCTGTGGAACCCTTAA
- a CDS encoding FMN-binding glutamate synthase family protein, whose translation MAGKNRMGKGKLAALAGALSVGALAARDLTQKKHSILRIYPVLGHARYALEAIRPELQQYFIERNWDGRPFDRNTRSLIYSRAKGQTSTTAFGTQEDVYAQGHRSLIHSMRPLAVPEEPARVMIGGPQCDKPYSCSLLNVSAMSFGSLSGRAVEALNKGAEMGGFYHDTGEGGLSPHHTKHNGDLVWELGTGYFGARTPDGGFDDETFARKAQSDQVKMTLLKISQGAKPGLGGELPASKVTEEVAEIRGIPVGKAFTSPGAHSEFDTPKGMLEFLDKMRRLSGGKPVGFKLCVGSRQEFLAVCKAMLETNILPDYIVVDGAEGGTGSAPKEFEDHVGMPLTEGLTFVHNALVGCGLREHIKIGAAGKIAAGNDIVRRLVQGADFLLSARAMMMAIGCVQAMECHLGTCPAGVATQDKWRERALDVPDKAMRVKRYQAATVASAMKLMATMGATNPSELRPDMIRCNDDYGKPQTYAERYQWLDDGQLTAGDIPDNWAADWAAASADTFARV comes from the coding sequence ATGGCCGGTAAAAACCGCATGGGTAAAGGCAAGCTAGCGGCGCTCGCAGGTGCTCTCAGTGTGGGGGCGCTCGCTGCCCGTGACCTGACTCAGAAGAAGCATTCGATTTTGCGGATTTACCCCGTATTGGGGCATGCGCGTTACGCGTTGGAGGCGATTCGCCCGGAGCTGCAGCAGTATTTCATTGAACGTAACTGGGATGGCCGGCCGTTCGACCGTAATACTCGTAGCCTGATTTATTCGCGTGCGAAGGGGCAGACGTCGACGACGGCGTTCGGTACCCAGGAGGACGTGTACGCGCAGGGGCATCGCAGTCTTATTCATTCGATGCGTCCGCTAGCTGTGCCGGAGGAGCCAGCGCGCGTGATGATTGGTGGCCCGCAGTGCGATAAGCCGTATAGCTGCTCGTTGCTCAACGTGTCGGCGATGAGTTTCGGTTCCCTGTCGGGTCGTGCTGTCGAGGCGCTGAATAAGGGCGCGGAGATGGGCGGCTTCTACCATGACACCGGCGAGGGCGGTCTGTCGCCGCACCACACGAAGCACAATGGTGACCTGGTGTGGGAGTTGGGCACCGGCTACTTCGGAGCACGTACTCCCGACGGTGGCTTCGACGACGAGACGTTCGCCCGCAAAGCGCAGTCCGACCAGGTGAAGATGACGCTGCTGAAGATTTCGCAGGGTGCCAAGCCTGGCCTCGGTGGGGAGCTGCCGGCGTCGAAGGTGACGGAGGAGGTCGCGGAGATTCGTGGCATCCCGGTGGGCAAGGCGTTTACGTCGCCCGGCGCGCATTCGGAGTTCGATACGCCGAAGGGGATGCTCGAGTTCCTGGACAAGATGCGTCGCCTCTCTGGCGGGAAGCCGGTGGGTTTCAAGCTGTGCGTGGGTTCGCGCCAGGAGTTTTTGGCCGTGTGCAAGGCCATGTTGGAGACGAACATTCTGCCGGATTACATCGTGGTCGACGGGGCCGAGGGCGGTACGGGTTCGGCGCCGAAGGAGTTTGAGGACCACGTCGGCATGCCCCTGACCGAGGGCCTGACCTTCGTGCACAACGCGCTTGTGGGCTGTGGCCTGCGCGAACACATCAAGATTGGGGCGGCTGGCAAGATTGCTGCGGGCAACGACATCGTGCGCCGCCTGGTCCAGGGCGCGGATTTCCTCCTGTCGGCGCGCGCCATGATGATGGCCATCGGCTGCGTCCAGGCGATGGAGTGCCACCTGGGTACGTGCCCGGCGGGTGTAGCTACGCAGGATAAGTGGCGTGAACGCGCACTCGACGTGCCGGACAAGGCGATGCGCGTCAAGCGCTACCAGGCGGCGACCGTCGCCTCGGCGATGAAACTCATGGCCACCATGGGCGCCACCAACCCCAGCGAGCTGCGCCCCGACATGATCCGCTGCAACGACGACTACGGCAAACCACAAACCTACGCCGAGCGTTACCAGTGGCTTGACGACGGCCAACTCACCGCCGGCGACATCCCCGACAACTGGGCCGCCGACTGGGCCGCCGCGTCGGCCGACACGTTCGCTCGCGTCTAG
- a CDS encoding DUF364 domain-containing protein, with the protein MSWHIYDTLRAPLPRDITVTDFGIAPHWAWVRTSDGHIGMGAVYPGDGRPVASDSPVGMSLHDASALITSWNFAEAGVGLATMNAWYNRPPVPAGTDADAFSAFARRCAGKRVGVVGHFPGLEKTLHPVADVHVFERVPRPGDYPDSAAEFLLPTMDAVFITASALVNKTLPRLLELCPHAWVALVGPSTPLASALFDAGVNCLSGFIPTNPMGLHASLRGIGGGRKWDHGVRVNVEG; encoded by the coding sequence ATGAGCTGGCACATTTACGACACCCTGCGCGCACCCCTGCCCCGCGACATCACGGTGACCGACTTCGGCATCGCCCCGCACTGGGCGTGGGTGCGCACCTCCGACGGGCATATCGGCATGGGCGCGGTGTACCCCGGCGACGGACGTCCCGTCGCATCCGACTCCCCGGTCGGTATGTCGCTTCACGACGCCTCCGCACTCATCACCTCCTGGAACTTCGCGGAAGCCGGCGTCGGATTGGCCACGATGAACGCCTGGTACAACCGTCCACCCGTACCCGCCGGCACGGACGCCGACGCGTTCTCTGCTTTCGCGCGCCGCTGCGCGGGTAAGCGCGTGGGCGTGGTCGGTCATTTCCCGGGTCTGGAGAAAACCCTGCACCCGGTGGCGGACGTCCACGTCTTCGAGCGTGTGCCCCGCCCCGGCGATTACCCCGACTCGGCTGCCGAATTCCTCCTGCCGACCATGGACGCGGTCTTCATCACCGCGTCAGCCCTGGTGAACAAAACGTTGCCGCGCCTGCTTGAGCTGTGCCCGCATGCGTGGGTCGCGCTCGTGGGCCCCTCCACGCCGCTGGCCTCTGCGCTTTTCGACGCCGGCGTGAACTGCCTTTCCGGCTTCATACCCACGAATCCCATGGGCTTGCATGCGAGCCTACGGGGTATTGGTGGCGGCCGGAAGTGGGACCACGGCGTCCGGGTGAACGTGGAGGGTTAG
- a CDS encoding NADPH-dependent F420 reductase codes for MSHTSGVEHTHAITTVGVVGTGRLGTAVARLALEAGYPTYVTGRDTPINAMIVETTLPGAHWVTPAELWKHADAVILAIPQEALHTLDPTPGTLLIDATNAWDDAPEVNVPELFPNNPVVKTLNHTTYSELHTEAHLGRAMGVAGAEEYAVAVDKLISDMGFDPVRAPARALTPGQPFFGRRFTAEEFALALESYVH; via the coding sequence ATGTCACACACTAGCGGAGTTGAGCACACCCACGCAATCACCACCGTCGGGGTCGTCGGTACCGGCCGCCTGGGCACCGCGGTCGCGCGCCTGGCCCTCGAGGCTGGCTACCCCACCTATGTCACCGGCCGGGACACGCCGATTAACGCGATGATCGTCGAAACTACCTTGCCCGGCGCCCACTGGGTTACCCCCGCTGAGCTGTGGAAACACGCCGACGCCGTCATCCTCGCCATCCCGCAGGAGGCGCTACACACGCTCGACCCCACGCCCGGCACCCTGCTTATCGACGCCACCAACGCCTGGGACGACGCCCCCGAAGTCAACGTGCCCGAGCTTTTCCCCAACAACCCGGTGGTCAAGACGCTAAACCACACGACTTACAGCGAGTTACACACGGAAGCCCACCTAGGGCGCGCGATGGGTGTTGCGGGTGCCGAGGAGTATGCGGTGGCCGTCGACAAGCTGATCAGCGACATGGGCTTCGACCCGGTACGTGCACCCGCACGCGCCTTGACGCCTGGGCAGCCGTTCTTCGGGCGACGCTTCACGGCGGAGGAATTCGCCCTGGCCTTGGAGTCGTACGTACACTGA
- a CDS encoding LLM class flavin-dependent oxidoreductase — MTHLEFGVETFGDVTKDATGTFIHPAQVIRNVVEEARTAERVGLDVFGIGEHHRDDYAISAPDTVLAGIATVTEKIRLGTAVTVLSSDDPVRIHERFATLDALSNGRAEIILGRGSFTESFPLFGYDLANYEELFNEKLELYMRLRGAQPVSWKGTHAQDLDNVTVYPPYEHGRLKTWIAVGGSPQSVVRTAHYDLPLMLAIIGGDPSRFAPFADLYRRAQEEFGHAPQPVGYHTWGYVAETDEEAREEFAEPYLAVQRRLAKDRGWSAANRAVYNNELVRGSLAVGSPHTVARRIADGMKALGATRYDMKISNGPLSHEKINRSIELFGTKVVPLVKDMLA; from the coding sequence ATGACACACCTCGAGTTTGGCGTCGAAACATTCGGCGACGTCACCAAAGATGCCACCGGCACGTTCATTCACCCGGCGCAGGTGATCCGCAACGTCGTCGAGGAGGCGCGTACGGCTGAACGGGTGGGCCTCGACGTCTTTGGCATCGGCGAGCACCACCGCGACGACTACGCCATCTCTGCACCGGATACGGTGCTCGCCGGAATCGCCACTGTGACGGAAAAGATTCGGCTAGGAACCGCCGTCACCGTCCTCTCCTCCGACGACCCAGTGCGCATCCACGAACGCTTTGCCACCCTCGACGCCCTATCCAACGGACGCGCAGAAATCATCCTCGGCCGCGGCTCCTTCACCGAATCCTTCCCGCTCTTCGGCTACGACCTGGCCAACTACGAAGAACTCTTCAACGAAAAACTCGAGCTCTACATGCGGCTGCGGGGCGCACAACCCGTGTCCTGGAAAGGCACGCACGCGCAAGACCTGGACAACGTCACCGTCTACCCGCCGTATGAACACGGACGCCTCAAAACGTGGATCGCCGTAGGCGGGTCACCGCAATCGGTCGTACGTACTGCCCATTACGACCTCCCGCTCATGCTCGCAATCATCGGCGGCGACCCGTCCCGCTTCGCCCCATTCGCCGACCTGTACCGGCGCGCCCAGGAAGAATTCGGCCACGCACCCCAGCCGGTGGGCTACCACACGTGGGGTTACGTCGCCGAGACGGACGAGGAGGCGCGCGAGGAATTCGCCGAACCGTACCTGGCGGTGCAGCGCCGCCTGGCGAAGGACCGCGGGTGGTCGGCGGCGAACCGCGCCGTGTACAACAACGAACTCGTGCGCGGGTCCCTGGCGGTCGGGTCACCGCATACGGTTGCACGTCGGATTGCGGATGGGATGAAGGCGCTCGGCGCGACGCGTTACGACATGAAGATTTCCAACGGCCCGCTGTCGCACGAGAAGATTAATCGCTCCATCGAACTGTTCGGCACGAAAGTGGTGCCGTTGGTTAAGGACATGCTCGCTTAG